A single Methanolobus sp. ZRKC5 DNA region contains:
- a CDS encoding AMP-binding protein, whose protein sequence is MPFTNDTIGGFFEKQVMNDPDREFMIYPDRDLRFTYKEFDERVNMLAKGLIELGIGKGDKVGIWATNVPDWLTFMFATSKIGAVLVTVNTAYKIHEVEYVMKQADLKAIAIIDGFRDVSYIDTINELVPELKTQSRGNLKSEKFPCLKSVIFIGQEKHRGMYSTRELFLLGNHGNDEEIHKIMKTLDTHDVINMQYTSGTTGFPKGVMLTHYNILNNGYYIGERQKFTEKDIVCLPVPLFHCFGIVLGVLATLTHGGTLVIIELFDPLMVLAAVQKEKCTALYGVPTMFIAEFSHPMFKMFDLSSLRTGIMAGSPCPIEAMKKVINEMNCKDITIAYGLTEASPVFTQTSTDDPIERRVSTVGTSLPEIEVKIVDPETGENVGPDVQGEICCRGYNVMKGYYKMPEMTEIAIDKEGWLHSGDLATVDEAGYYRITGRIKDMIIRGGENIYPREIEEFLFTVPGVKSAQVVGIPDEKYGEIVGAFVVPKDGNELTEEDVRDYSRSKIARYKVPKHVFFVDDYPLTASGKVQKFKLRDLAVELLKK, encoded by the coding sequence ATGCCTTTTACAAATGATACAATTGGTGGTTTTTTCGAGAAACAGGTCATGAATGACCCGGACAGGGAATTTATGATCTATCCCGACAGGGATCTGAGATTCACCTATAAAGAATTCGACGAGCGTGTCAATATGCTGGCCAAGGGACTAATAGAGCTTGGTATAGGCAAAGGTGACAAAGTTGGTATATGGGCAACGAACGTGCCTGACTGGCTGACCTTCATGTTCGCAACATCAAAGATCGGTGCTGTTCTAGTTACAGTCAATACCGCATACAAGATCCATGAAGTCGAGTATGTAATGAAACAGGCTGACCTGAAAGCCATTGCCATTATCGACGGTTTCAGGGACGTAAGTTATATTGACACGATCAATGAACTGGTTCCTGAACTGAAGACACAGAGCCGTGGAAATCTTAAGAGCGAGAAGTTCCCTTGTCTGAAAAGTGTTATTTTCATCGGTCAGGAAAAACACAGGGGAATGTACAGCACCCGTGAGTTATTCCTTTTGGGAAATCATGGCAATGATGAAGAGATTCACAAGATCATGAAAACACTCGACACACATGATGTCATCAATATGCAGTATACATCAGGAACAACGGGTTTCCCGAAAGGTGTCATGCTGACCCATTACAATATCCTAAACAACGGATACTATATCGGAGAAAGGCAGAAATTCACTGAAAAAGATATAGTCTGCCTGCCCGTACCGCTCTTCCACTGTTTTGGAATTGTGCTCGGTGTACTTGCAACTCTAACCCATGGTGGTACACTTGTGATAATCGAGTTATTCGACCCGCTCATGGTGCTGGCTGCAGTCCAGAAAGAAAAATGTACAGCCCTCTACGGTGTGCCAACAATGTTCATTGCAGAGTTCAGCCACCCGATGTTCAAAATGTTCGACCTTTCCTCACTTAGAACAGGTATCATGGCAGGTTCTCCATGTCCTATTGAAGCTATGAAAAAGGTTATCAATGAAATGAACTGCAAGGACATTACCATTGCCTACGGACTTACAGAAGCATCACCTGTATTTACCCAGACCAGCACAGATGATCCTATCGAGCGCCGTGTCAGTACAGTTGGAACTTCCTTGCCTGAGATAGAGGTGAAGATAGTCGATCCGGAAACAGGAGAAAATGTGGGACCGGATGTTCAGGGTGAGATATGCTGCCGTGGTTACAATGTCATGAAAGGATACTACAAGATGCCTGAAATGACAGAGATAGCAATTGACAAGGAAGGATGGCTGCACAGCGGAGACCTTGCAACAGTTGATGAAGCCGGATATTACCGCATCACTGGTCGTATAAAGGATATGATAATCCGTGGCGGTGAGAATATCTATCCAAGGGAGATCGAAGAATTCCTGTTCACAGTACCAGGTGTCAAGAGTGCACAGGTCGTTGGTATACCTGATGAGAAATACGGTGAGATAGTAGGAGCCTTTGTGGTCCCCAAGGACGGAAATGAACTCACCGAAGAGGATGTAAGGGATTATAGTCGCTCAAAAATAGCACGCTACAAAGTTCCGAAACATGTTTTCTTCGTGGATGATTATCCACTTACTGCAAGTGGAAAAGTGCAGAAGTTCAAACTCAGGGACCTGGCAGTTGAGCTTTTGAAAAAATAA
- a CDS encoding thioesterase family protein, with translation MFKTTVTPRFGDIDGLKHANNIAIAIWFEQARNPVFRLFTPDLDLSYENWKLIMARTEYNYVGEMFYGADVDILTYISRIGNSSFTVTQEAWQNGKIGAIGRSTIVHYDFINKKSVPIPDDRRKDLEEHLQEESDSCK, from the coding sequence ATGTTCAAAACAACTGTTACTCCCAGATTCGGTGATATTGACGGATTAAAACACGCCAATAATATTGCCATTGCCATATGGTTCGAACAGGCTCGTAATCCTGTATTCAGACTGTTTACTCCTGACCTTGACCTGAGCTATGAGAACTGGAAACTTATCATGGCAAGGACAGAGTACAATTACGTAGGTGAAATGTTCTATGGAGCAGACGTCGATATACTCACCTACATCTCAAGGATAGGTAACTCATCATTCACAGTAACCCAGGAAGCATGGCAAAACGGGAAAATTGGTGCAATAGGCAGATCTACAATTGTTCACTACGATTTCATCAATAAGAAATCGGTTCCTATACCTGATGACAGAAGGAAAGACCTTGAAGAGCACCTGCAGGAAGAAAGTGATAGTTGTAAATGA
- a CDS encoding cupin domain-containing protein: MAEKNQLGDKIRQIREMQKMSVEELAKSSNTNSELIEQLENGALVPSLTPLMQIARALGVRLGTFLDDAPHNEPVVTKSGASKNIVKFSGNCDTCEKSTLDFFSLASDKADRHMEPFIIDVHPPGSGEAKQSSHEGEEFIYVLNGQIEILYGKDSFKLSSGDSIYYDSIVPHYVHAMGNEDAKILAVVYAPY; the protein is encoded by the coding sequence ATGGCTGAAAAGAACCAATTGGGCGATAAAATACGCCAGATACGTGAAATGCAGAAAATGTCTGTGGAAGAACTGGCAAAAAGTAGCAATACAAACAGTGAACTCATCGAACAACTTGAAAATGGTGCACTTGTTCCTTCATTGACTCCCCTGATGCAAATCGCAAGGGCTCTTGGAGTTCGTTTGGGCACTTTCCTTGATGATGCTCCTCACAACGAACCTGTGGTTACTAAAAGCGGCGCTTCAAAAAATATCGTAAAGTTCTCCGGTAACTGCGACACATGTGAAAAAAGCACACTAGACTTCTTTTCACTTGCTAGTGACAAGGCTGACAGGCATATGGAACCATTCATAATTGATGTTCATCCTCCTGGATCAGGTGAGGCAAAACAATCTTCACATGAAGGAGAAGAGTTCATTTACGTACTCAATGGCCAGATAGAGATCCTTTACGGAAAGGACAGCTTCAAGCTCTCAAGCGGTGACAGTATCTATTACGATTCTATAGTTCCTCACTATGTCCATGCAATGGGTAATGAAGATGCAAAGATACTGGCAGTCGTATACGCTCCTTACTAA
- a CDS encoding IS5 family transposase, whose protein sequence is MDSFTDFALNEEYKRLQSVGDKLAEIEYLVDWKPFRPILESMYINRTASGGRPEADVIVMFKMLVLQQWHGLSDAELEKQCIDRISFRKFLGFPEYVPDSTTVWSFRKRIIDNGKEKAVWDEMQNQLDALGLKIKKGMIQDATFIHSDPGHAKADVLRGKDAKTRRSKDGTWTKKNGKSHFGYKLHTIIDKDYELIRRFETTTASLHDSQVDLSEKGEVVYRDKGYFGAIAKGFAATMQRAVRGHPLGIMDILRNERISVKRVPCERVYAVTKEIFKTRKVLVTTVERVNAKMLMTAFCFNLHQLRTLKTKGVI, encoded by the coding sequence ATGGATTCTTTTACTGATTTTGCCTTAAATGAAGAATATAAGCGTCTCCAATCTGTCGGAGATAAGCTTGCTGAAATTGAATATTTAGTAGATTGGAAGCCTTTTCGCCCTATTCTGGAGTCAATGTACATAAACAGAACAGCTTCAGGCGGACGGCCTGAAGCTGATGTTATTGTAATGTTCAAGATGCTTGTTCTGCAACAATGGCATGGTCTTTCTGATGCTGAGCTTGAAAAGCAGTGTATTGACAGGATATCCTTTAGGAAATTCCTGGGATTTCCTGAATATGTACCAGACAGTACAACTGTCTGGTCATTCAGGAAGAGAATTATCGACAATGGTAAAGAAAAAGCGGTGTGGGATGAAATGCAGAATCAGCTTGATGCTCTTGGTTTGAAGATTAAAAAAGGAATGATCCAGGATGCAACTTTTATTCACTCAGATCCAGGACATGCAAAAGCAGATGTACTCAGAGGAAAAGATGCGAAAACAAGAAGAAGCAAAGATGGAACCTGGACTAAGAAAAATGGTAAATCTCACTTTGGATACAAACTTCATACAATTATTGATAAGGATTATGAACTAATCAGAAGATTTGAGACAACAACTGCATCACTTCACGATTCACAGGTTGATCTGTCTGAAAAGGGTGAAGTGGTGTATAGAGATAAAGGATATTTTGGAGCAATAGCAAAAGGTTTTGCAGCAACAATGCAACGAGCTGTAAGAGGACATCCTTTAGGAATAATGGATATCCTCAGAAATGAAAGAATAAGTGTGAAAAGAGTCCCTTGCGAAAGAGTGTATGCAGTGACAAAAGAAATATTTAAAACCAGAAAGGTTCTTGTTACAACTGTAGAAAGAGTGAATGCAAAAATGTTGATGACAGCTTTTTGTTTTAATCTGCATCAATTGAGGACACTAAAAACCAAAGGAGTAATTTAG